TATATCCCCAACAAACTCTCTTCCTTTTCATACATTTCCATCTTCCAAAACAAGtcagatttttttatttgatttgggTTGAGTATCTTTTTATTCTTCACTTTCCTCTGTTTTTACTTTCTGGGTTTTGATTATTGGAGTGATTAATCCTTAATCTAATGGTTTAACATGTCTGTTAAACGTTTCAGATTTTTTAATCCGTCAGAAATGTCAGCCCAGAAGCAATCAGAGGAAGCCATAACCTTCAACCAGACCGACggtagagaggaagaagaagaacacgCAGCAGATAAGAACTCGGGTTTTAACCTCACAAGCTTCCTCTGGCATGGCGGCTCCGTCTACGACGCCTGGTTCAGCTGCGCATCGAACCAGGTCACAGATTTACCAAAATCCCACCTCAAAATTCGCATTTTCGGACACAACTTCTGATAATCTAACGTTGTACTGCCCTGTTCTGTTCTGTTTTGGTCAAAAAACAGGTTGCTCAGGTTCTGCTGACTCTGCCCTACTCCTTCTCCCAACTGGGAATGCTCTCGGGAATCATATTCCAGGTATTTTACGGAATCATGGGGAGCTGGACTGCTTATCTGATCAGCATTCTCTACGTCGAATATCGAAGccgaaaagaaaaggaaaatgtcAGCTTCAAGAACCATGTCATCCAGGTGATTATTTCTCACAATGGCAAACCAttttttcactcaattttcagTGCAGAAAGAGAGAAGGTAAAAAGAAAGAGTTCTTTATTTGATTCTGTTgtgggaattttttttatcagtgGTTTGAAGTGTTGGATGGTTTGCTGGGTCCTTACTGGAAAGCCATTGGATTGGCCTTCAACTGCACTTTCCTCCTCTTTGGATCTGTCATCCAACTTATAGGCTGTGCAAGGTATGTCATTTttaattcatcattttataaGCAAAATTTAGAAACATGGGCTTTTCTTCGATATATGCACAAATAAAACCGGTTAGATGTTTTTAatcaaaaaattgaatttggagAACACTAAAAGTGGGTTTTATACGGCTTATTATCTGTTTAGTGTCCCCATTTCAACTTCGATTAAAATTTTGTAACCGGTTATGTTTGAGCGTTTTTCTGTTTGCTGGAGTTCAAAGGGGTTAATTATTGTCTGTTTAGTGTCAGCGAGTTCTAGTTTTGATTAAAAATTTGTAACGAGTTCTCTTTGCGCATGTTTCCCGTCTTGTTTCGTTTGATTAGTACTTAACTTTTGAGTTGTGTTGTTGATTAATGCTTGATTATGCAGCAACATATACTATATAAATGACCATCTGGACAAGAGGACATGGACCTACATATTTGGAGCATGCTGTGCCACCACAGTCTTCATCCCCTCCTTTCACAACTACAGAATTTGGTCCTTTTTAGGGCTTGGAATGACCACCTACACTGCCTGGTACATGACCATTGCAGCCATTGTTCATGGCCaggtaaaaaaattaattttaatcatTCATCAACGACCCTGATCGCTCTTCGGTTATCTCTCCGTTCTTTATTCACTGTTGATTTTGGCTCTGCTATTTTGGATTTACAGGTTGAGGGTGTGAAACACTCAGGACCAGATAAACTGGTTTTGTATTTCACCGGCGCCACCAACATACTGTACACTTTCGGCGGCCACGCCGTTACTGTGTGAGTCTTTATtaaagtgttagtgaatttttaatttttgactaGAATCTATCATGATGttccttcttcctttttatttttattttcttactcAGTTTTCAAAAGGGTTTTCTTGCACAGTGGAATTCATTATTATGCAGCTTTTGCTTGCCATTAATGGGTTGAAGTGAGAAGTGAAAATTATGAAagggaaatgaaaatgatatgagtgagaaaatttgtttttttattaataattatCGTCCTGAAGTTTGAACTCATGACGTTTTCCGACAAAGTGGAGACTGAGTGACGTTGAATGGTCATGTTTATATAAGTGAGAGAATAAAAGTGGAAAATAAAAGTGGAATAATAAGTGGTATAATTGATGTTATTGTTTGCAGGGAAATCATGCATGCAATGTGGAAGCCTCAGAAGTTTAAGTATGTCTATCTCTTTGCTACCCTCTATGTATTCACTCTAACCCTTCCATCTGCAACTGCTGTGTACTGGGCCTTTGGCGACCAACTCCTCACCCACTCGAACGCCTTCTCGCTCCTTCCCCGGAATAAGTGGCGCGATGCGGGTGTCACATTGATGCTCATTCACCAGGTGATGATCATGATGACTCTAGTTACTTGTACACATTGTTAAATTTTCTAGCTGTTTTGGCGCTGCCTAAGCAGCTAAGCTACCATGGTTGCTTTagattcgaagccatgatttcaaatttgaaaCATTTCAATTTTGGTGATGTAATTTTCCCATGTGGTTGGCATATGCAGTTCATCACATTCGGGTTTGCTTGTACGCCATTGTATTTCGTTTGGGAGAAAGTAATTGGAATGCATGACACCAAGAGCATATGTTTGAGGGCAATTGCCAGGTTGCCTGTGGTGATACCTATTTGGTTCTTGGCCATCATATTTCCTTTCTTTGGTCCCATTAATTCAGCCGTTGGCGCTCTTTTGGTCAGCTTCACCGTCTACATCATACCCGCCTTAGCTCATATGCTCACCTTCAAATCCGCCGCTGCTCGCCAGGTAATGCCTCAATCCTAATCTCCCCATTAGACCACTATATACGTTTGTGTATGTATATGCGTGTGCGCGAGGCCTCGTAGACAATGTAACCTAGCACATTTTGTCTACAACTCATTTCATTAGACAACACTGGTCTTGCATTACTTATTAAAGTGCAAATGTGTGATTTTCGTGTTGGCAGAATGCAGCAGAGAAGCTTCCGTTCTTCCTCCCGAGCTGGACAGGCATGTACGTGGTGAACGCATTCATCGTGGTGTGGGTGCTCGTAGTCGGGTTCGGATTCGGAGGGTGGGCTAGCATGACCAACTTCATCAGGCAAGTAGACACTTTTGGGTTGTTTGCAAAGTGCTACCAGTGCCCTCCCAAAGTCTCAGCCTCCCCACCACCGCATCACTAAGCTTCTCTCTCACATTGTATCATACACATGGTGTCCTGCATTTTACCTTATCTTTTGTGTAGCCCCTATAAATATTAGTACATTATTGCAAGATGTGAAGAGTGGATTGGTGTTGTTTCCTTTTGAATCAAAGCAATATTTTGTTACATTTAGTTTATCTTAAAATGTTCAATCTACTTAATTACTAGATAATTTCTCTTCGTTTATTGATGTTGCGTACAATTATATATCAAGATTAAAGACGAATTAAGCATTTTTATAACTGAAATGTCTGACTTTTCGATTTTCCAAATAATTACTATTATAAATCAttcaaatttgaaatcatttgcatgcgaatccttatgaaaccgaaaaccgaaaacgGATGATTTCGATGACCTATATGAAATTAAACGCTTTTGacgaattcaaaattttcagtttttggttTTCTCACAAGCAGATTCACATGAATAAAACTTCATGCTTGTCGTTTCGCTGCTAATTTATGTACGTTATAGGTTTGACTGGTCAAATGTGAATGGTGGGGATCCTTTGATGTGGATTGGAAGTGTAACTGTGAAACACAAGTAGTGACTTGGATGGGATGGGCCACTCTCCTTGGATGGGAGAAATTATCGATGGATTGGCTCACCCGTCCAACCACACACATAAAAATCATGTGCATTCTTGGACAAGATCTCATTTGTAGCAGTAGATTTAGAAATTTAACCTTGTAGGGTCTTAGCGTAAAAGATCTAAGCGCGCGCAATAcgcaaaattttcattttttcattgaAGCATCTAGTTGAGCACTTAGTGAGCAAGTCGTTTTCTTCCAAGTTCTATCAACAGTTTCGAAGGCCTAATGTCGAGCGTCACCCTTGCCAAGGCATGCCGCTAAGGCTTGTCTTAAAGCAGGTTGAGCATCACTTGCTAAGGCCCGCCAAACTCGGCCTAGGAGGCATTTCGTCTAATAGTTTGTGGGCATTCTTAGGTCTCATACTAGATGACCATAGGGTCAATTAGCGACTTTCTCCCTATGTTTCCCAACTTCAGTAGGATCCCTGAACCTAAGAGGACCCCCTTGAATCCGTCACTACTCATTTATTTGTCGCTAGCCATATACGTGAGCTTCACTTAAGTTCTTACATATCACCGAAGATATATTATGATTTGCATATATCATTTATCAGTAGATTTATCATTTCCCACACTGAGAAGAGTCACATACTAGAAGACTATCACTTAAGCCAAATGTTGCTACTTGTATTTTCAGTTTTCTCATTCAATTTCATGCATCATGATACAGATCTCGATTCTATTTTTTAAGTTCACAATCCAAATCTGAAaacctaaggccatctccaaccgaaaggtccaaagggccaaagggccaaaaatagcccgaaaaccgtctacaaccgagggctaggctagATAACTCTGGAATCTGGaagggccccacggaatcggagagggctggagggctggccatttttttttaatgttttgttatttctgtcggttataactaaCAGGAATACATTCTATTACTTAATGTAAAtgtattactgtcggttataaccgacatgatttcttaacaaaaaaattcaaatgcaacggctagctaactagccgttgcatttgagattttttttttttacagttttattattattttttatttacaaaatttttcatataacttctattttttcctataacttttattttacaaaatttgtttcatattttttttaaattccgtttttcctataacttctatttcacaaaatttgtttcattttattttaagttgtagtttttaaataataaattatgtttggccttatggccctctggccctcggttcgAGACGGTTTTTTAtgatagggctaaaacgagccctctgaccctctgacccttggttggagacggaggcaaatatggtcatgtactgttcattaaaatattaatatcttggagaatcttggagggccagagggctaaaacgagccatctggccaacCATCGGTTGGATATGGCCTAAGTAATACTCCAATTAAGCTTGGTTTCCTTTAAACTTGATGTGAAGCTGACCTCCAATCATGCATCGTGATAAGGTTGGCTAGCTTGATACGATTTTCCGACTTTCCGATTGAACTAATCCCTAACTTGAAGAGACATCGTCCATgcgtctttttcttctttctacaTCCTTTTTATCTTTAATCCCATCAACTAAGAGATAAAGCTCCACCTTCATGTTTCGCATTTCCATAAAGCAAGTCAGCTTCTTGATCTATATAAAACCATCATTGCATTTCGTTGTTGGCAATTGGCACATCATAATTCATAATCAAAGATTTTTATTATGCTTCAGtgtatgatatgatttagataaataaatagTTAGATGTACAGTCAAGAATTAAACATTCGATGGTCACAGATATTGGCGTATTGTGTACATCGATTATTGATGCATACTAGGTAATATCTCAAGTTTATCATGAAGGGTTAGAACCCAATTAAAATATGGATCAAGAGAG
This region of Malus domestica chromosome 07, GDT2T_hap1 genomic DNA includes:
- the LOC103424476 gene encoding auxin transporter-like protein 2, with the translated sequence MSAQKQSEEAITFNQTDGREEEEEHAADKNSGFNLTSFLWHGGSVYDAWFSCASNQVAQVLLTLPYSFSQLGMLSGIIFQVFYGIMGSWTAYLISILYVEYRSRKEKENVSFKNHVIQWFEVLDGLLGPYWKAIGLAFNCTFLLFGSVIQLIGCASNIYYINDHLDKRTWTYIFGACCATTVFIPSFHNYRIWSFLGLGMTTYTAWYMTIAAIVHGQVEGVKHSGPDKLVLYFTGATNILYTFGGHAVTVEIMHAMWKPQKFKYVYLFATLYVFTLTLPSATAVYWAFGDQLLTHSNAFSLLPRNKWRDAGVTLMLIHQFITFGFACTPLYFVWEKVIGMHDTKSICLRAIARLPVVIPIWFLAIIFPFFGPINSAVGALLVSFTVYIIPALAHMLTFKSAAARQNAAEKLPFFLPSWTGMYVVNAFIVVWVLVVGFGFGGWASMTNFIRQVDTFGLFAKCYQCPPKVSASPPPHH